A genome region from Microcella alkaliphila includes the following:
- a CDS encoding P-II family nitrogen regulator, whose protein sequence is MTVEGLSPMTKVEVVVRSTDADAVSRQIVSAGATGYTSLPGVTGLGHHGAHDGRALFNDQDALTLTITVVPDDRAPALIAGLRELLERRPGVMFVSTVSVSRPHYFQ, encoded by the coding sequence ATGACCGTCGAAGGACTCTCTCCCATGACCAAGGTCGAGGTGGTGGTGCGCTCGACCGACGCCGACGCCGTCTCGCGCCAGATCGTCAGCGCGGGCGCAACCGGCTACACGAGCCTGCCCGGTGTGACCGGACTCGGGCACCACGGAGCCCACGACGGGCGTGCTCTCTTCAACGACCAGGATGCTCTCACGCTGACGATCACGGTCGTTCCCGACGACCGCGCCCCCGCTCTGATCGCGGGCCTGCGCGAACTGCTCGAGCGGCGGCCCGGCGTGATGTTCGTCTCGACCGTGTCGGTGAGCCGCCCCCACTACTTCCAGTAG
- a CDS encoding class II fumarate hydratase gives MSENTETEYRIEHDTMGEVRVPTSALYRAQTQRAVENFPISGTRLEAGQIKALAQIKRAAALVNAELGILDETLARGIVAAADEIIGGAHLEHFPVDTYQTGSGTSSNMNMNEVLATLATQHAGTAVHPNDHVNASQSSNDVFPTSVHLAVTEALLADLIPALEYLAEALEEKAELWKTAVKAGRTHLMDATPVTLGQEFAGYARQVRLGIARVQATIERVAEVPLGGTATGTGINTPLGFSQKVIAELASTTGLPITEAEDHFEAQGARDGLVEASGALRVIAVSLTKICNDLRWMGSGPNTGLAELHIPDLQPGSSIMPGKVNPVVPEAVLMVCAKVVGNDATIAWAGASGSFELNVAIPVMGTSLLESIRLLANSTRVLADKTVRGLEANLDRARALAESSPSIVTPLNRVIGYEAAAKVAKHSVATGLTVREAVIDLGFVERGEITEQQLDELLDVLSMTSPGL, from the coding sequence ATGAGCGAGAACACCGAGACCGAGTACCGCATCGAGCACGACACGATGGGCGAGGTTCGCGTGCCGACGAGCGCGCTGTACCGCGCGCAGACGCAGCGCGCCGTCGAGAACTTCCCCATCTCCGGCACGCGCCTGGAGGCCGGGCAGATCAAGGCGCTCGCGCAGATCAAGCGCGCCGCGGCCCTCGTGAACGCCGAACTCGGAATCCTCGATGAGACCCTCGCGCGCGGCATCGTCGCCGCCGCCGACGAGATCATCGGGGGCGCGCACCTCGAGCACTTCCCCGTCGACACGTACCAGACGGGCTCGGGCACGTCGTCGAACATGAACATGAACGAGGTGCTCGCCACGCTCGCCACGCAGCACGCCGGCACCGCGGTGCACCCGAACGACCACGTGAACGCCTCGCAGTCGTCGAACGACGTGTTCCCCACCTCGGTGCACCTCGCCGTCACCGAGGCGCTCCTCGCCGATCTGATTCCGGCGCTCGAGTACCTCGCCGAGGCGCTCGAGGAAAAGGCCGAACTGTGGAAGACCGCGGTCAAAGCCGGCCGCACACACCTCATGGACGCCACACCGGTCACCCTCGGCCAGGAGTTCGCCGGATACGCCCGCCAGGTGCGACTCGGCATCGCCCGCGTGCAGGCGACGATCGAACGCGTCGCCGAAGTACCCCTCGGCGGCACGGCAACCGGCACGGGCATCAACACGCCGCTCGGCTTCTCGCAGAAGGTCATCGCCGAACTCGCCTCGACGACCGGCCTGCCGATCACCGAGGCCGAGGACCACTTCGAGGCCCAGGGCGCCCGTGACGGGCTCGTCGAGGCGAGCGGCGCTCTGCGCGTCATCGCCGTCTCGCTGACAAAGATCTGCAACGACCTGCGCTGGATGGGCTCTGGTCCCAACACCGGCCTTGCCGAGCTGCACATTCCCGACCTGCAGCCGGGCTCGTCGATCATGCCGGGCAAGGTCAACCCCGTCGTACCCGAGGCCGTGCTCATGGTGTGCGCGAAGGTCGTCGGCAACGATGCGACCATCGCCTGGGCCGGCGCATCGGGCTCGTTCGAGCTGAACGTGGCCATCCCCGTCATGGGAACCTCGCTGCTCGAGTCGATCCGACTACTCGCGAACTCGACCCGTGTGCTCGCAGACAAGACCGTGCGGGGGCTGGAGGCGAACCTCGACCGCGCGCGTGCGCTCGCCGAGTCGTCGCCCTCGATCGTGACTCCGTTGAACCGCGTCATCGGCTACGAGGCCGCGGCGAAGGTCGCCAAGCACTCGGTCGCCACGGGGCTCACCGTGCGCGAGGCCGTCATCGACCTCGGCTTCGTCGAGCGCGGCGAGATCACCGAGCAGCAGCTCGACGAGCTGCTCGACGTGCTCTCGATGACCTCGCCCGGCCTCTAG
- a CDS encoding carbonic anhydrase → MTTAERTPAAVWREMEEGNARFVAGEPRHPHQDAERRTELSGYQRPDAALFGCSDSRLAAEIIFDKGLGDLFVVRNAGQIVSDSVVGSLEYAVAVLEVPLIVVLAHDECGAVRAALDQAGPNAPTLPAHIRSLVTQIMPAVQRVRIAAGSPGVDTIDAFEVGRQHLRDTVGALLSASELISEAVAAGRLAIVGANYQLHDGRVNADAVVGAV, encoded by the coding sequence ATGACGACCGCCGAGCGCACCCCCGCCGCAGTGTGGCGTGAGATGGAAGAGGGCAACGCCCGCTTCGTCGCTGGCGAACCCCGCCACCCCCACCAGGACGCCGAACGTCGCACCGAGTTGAGCGGCTACCAGCGGCCCGACGCCGCGCTGTTCGGATGCAGCGACAGTCGCCTTGCCGCCGAGATCATCTTCGACAAGGGCCTCGGTGATCTGTTTGTCGTGCGCAACGCCGGCCAGATCGTCAGCGACAGCGTCGTCGGTTCGCTCGAATACGCCGTGGCGGTGCTCGAGGTGCCGCTCATCGTCGTGCTGGCCCACGACGAGTGCGGCGCCGTCCGCGCCGCACTCGATCAGGCCGGGCCGAACGCTCCGACCCTGCCCGCGCACATCCGCTCACTCGTCACGCAGATCATGCCGGCCGTCCAGCGGGTGCGCATCGCTGCGGGCTCGCCCGGCGTCGACACCATCGACGCGTTCGAGGTGGGCCGCCAGCACCTGCGCGACACGGTCGGGGCGCTCCTCAGCGCGAGCGAGCTCATCAGCGAAGCCGTCGCCGCCGGGCGTCTGGCGATCGTCGGCGCCAACTACCAGCTGCATGACGGCCGCGTGAATGCCGACGCCGTCGTCGGTGCCGTGTGA
- a CDS encoding DUF4245 family protein: MTDPATGRPIVAELGRPETAEEKAARVAANRAKRRANQTTINLILSVAASLLVVLFLIVVVVREAPTPPPIDYRATADELVAGTDFDIVAPVVPPSWWVNRAGLTASGGVTEWYVGFITDPEPTRAGFVALLQGFDANPTWLAEQLRQPRTTGDEVEIGGVTWTLYDRRGNSQLENRQYALVTETESSTIVLFGTAEEADFTLLATSIAGELTAP; encoded by the coding sequence ATGACCGACCCGGCAACCGGACGCCCCATCGTCGCGGAGCTCGGTCGCCCCGAGACTGCCGAAGAGAAAGCGGCCCGCGTCGCCGCGAACCGAGCGAAACGGCGGGCCAACCAGACCACGATCAACCTGATTCTCTCGGTCGCCGCATCGCTTCTCGTCGTGCTCTTCCTCATCGTCGTGGTCGTCCGCGAGGCCCCCACGCCCCCGCCGATCGACTACCGCGCCACCGCGGACGAACTGGTCGCGGGAACCGATTTCGACATCGTCGCCCCCGTTGTTCCCCCCAGCTGGTGGGTCAACCGCGCGGGTCTCACCGCCTCCGGCGGCGTGACCGAGTGGTACGTCGGATTCATCACCGACCCCGAGCCCACCCGCGCCGGCTTCGTCGCGCTTCTGCAGGGCTTCGACGCCAACCCCACCTGGCTCGCTGAGCAGTTGCGTCAGCCACGCACCACCGGAGACGAGGTCGAGATCGGCGGCGTCACGTGGACGCTCTACGATCGACGAGGGAATAGCCAGCTCGAGAACCGCCAGTACGCACTGGTGACCGAGACCGAGAGCAGCACAATCGTGCTGTTTGGCACGGCAGAGGAAGCCGACTTCACTCTGCTCGCCACCTCGATCGCCGGCGAGCTGACCGCCCCCTGA
- a CDS encoding exodeoxyribonuclease VII small subunit, with the protein MTSVSATPADIETLSYEEARDELVRVVSELEQGGATLEQSIALWERGEALARRCETWLIGAKERLDAARAAADPS; encoded by the coding sequence ATGACAAGCGTGAGCGCGACCCCGGCCGACATCGAGACCCTCAGCTACGAGGAGGCTCGCGACGAGCTCGTTCGCGTGGTCTCCGAACTCGAGCAGGGCGGCGCCACACTCGAGCAGTCCATCGCCCTGTGGGAGCGCGGCGAGGCCCTCGCCCGACGCTGCGAAACCTGGCTGATCGGCGCGAAAGAGCGGCTCGACGCCGCGCGCGCCGCCGCCGATCCATCATGA
- the xseA gene encoding exodeoxyribonuclease VII large subunit, giving the protein MTDAAPVTPAPTSADAPWPVAELSQKLKGWIDRLGAVWVEGEITQWGVSGGNVYGKLKDLSADATVSFVIWSSVRSRIPEGVSQGDRVVMHVKANWWVKGGSLTMQVFDVRRVGLGDLLERLERLRQSLRAEGLFDAARKNPLPFLPSLIGLVTGKDSDAEKDVLRNAALRWPSVAFRVQHSAVQGDRAVGELVAAIEALDADPDVDVIIVARGGGDFQNLLPFSDERVVRAVAACSTPVVSAIGHENDRPLLDDVADLRASTPTDAAKRVVPDVGDELSRVDQARTRLRSRITLQVRTEVERLAQLRSRPVLAGAEWIIDARADELTRLVARGAELTERRIERAGDELAERRARLRSLSPQSTLDRGYAIVQTADGAVLRAASDVVDGARLRVTLADGAIAADARIPGPDTEGDE; this is encoded by the coding sequence ATGACCGACGCCGCTCCGGTGACGCCCGCGCCGACCAGTGCCGACGCGCCGTGGCCCGTCGCCGAGCTGTCCCAGAAGCTCAAGGGGTGGATCGACCGGCTCGGCGCCGTCTGGGTCGAGGGCGAGATCACCCAGTGGGGCGTCTCGGGCGGCAACGTCTACGGCAAGCTCAAAGACCTCAGCGCCGACGCGACCGTCTCGTTCGTGATCTGGTCGTCAGTGCGCTCACGCATCCCCGAGGGCGTCAGCCAGGGCGACCGCGTGGTGATGCACGTCAAGGCCAACTGGTGGGTCAAGGGCGGCAGCCTGACGATGCAGGTCTTCGACGTGCGACGGGTGGGCCTCGGCGACCTGCTCGAACGCCTTGAGCGGCTGCGGCAGAGCCTGCGCGCCGAGGGGCTTTTCGACGCGGCGCGCAAGAATCCGCTCCCCTTCCTGCCGAGTCTGATCGGGCTCGTCACGGGCAAAGACAGCGATGCTGAAAAGGATGTGCTGCGCAACGCGGCCCTGCGCTGGCCATCGGTCGCGTTCCGCGTGCAGCACTCGGCCGTGCAGGGTGACCGCGCGGTCGGCGAACTCGTCGCCGCCATCGAGGCGCTCGATGCCGACCCCGACGTCGACGTCATCATCGTGGCGCGCGGAGGCGGCGACTTTCAGAATCTGCTTCCGTTCAGCGATGAGCGGGTCGTGCGCGCCGTCGCCGCCTGCTCCACGCCCGTCGTGAGTGCAATCGGCCACGAAAACGACCGCCCCCTCCTCGACGATGTCGCCGACCTGCGTGCATCCACGCCGACCGACGCCGCGAAGCGCGTCGTTCCCGATGTCGGCGACGAGCTCTCGCGCGTCGACCAGGCCCGCACGCGTCTGCGCTCCCGCATCACCCTGCAGGTGCGCACCGAGGTCGAGCGCCTAGCCCAGCTGCGATCGCGCCCGGTGCTCGCAGGCGCCGAATGGATCATCGATGCGCGCGCCGACGAGCTCACCCGGCTGGTCGCCCGCGGCGCCGAGCTCACCGAGCGCCGCATCGAGCGCGCTGGCGACGAATTGGCCGAACGGCGCGCTCGCCTGCGCTCGCTCTCGCCGCAGTCGACCCTCGACCGCGGGTACGCCATCGTTCAGACGGCCGACGGTGCGGTGCTACGCGCCGCCTCCGACGTCGTCGACGGCGCACGGCTGCGCGTGACCCTCGCCGACGGCGCGATCGCCGCCGACGCCCGCATTCCCGGCCCCGACACAGAAGGCGACGAATAG
- a CDS encoding ATP-binding cassette domain-containing protein, whose product MPTGTPITIENLTKRYGAVAAVDGVSFTAQPGRVTGFLGPNGAGKTTTLRVLLGLARATSGTATFGGTAYAALDDPASQVGASLSSDVFHPGRSGRDHLRVLQLAAGLERDRIDAVLQRVGMTDAADRRVGGYSLGMRQRLGLAAALLGDPGTLVLDEPINGLDPAGITWIRVFLRELAAEGRTILLSSHVLSEVSQTVDDVVVIARGRIVMAGALADLSAGAVARVRVDAADRSALASAIAAAGGVVETPTAGPLVVTGLDADGVGRAALAAAIPLTLLTPLSDDLESVFLRLTAEHPDPDARPASNAEVAA is encoded by the coding sequence ATGCCGACCGGAACACCGATCACGATTGAGAACCTGACGAAGCGCTACGGCGCCGTCGCCGCCGTCGATGGCGTTTCCTTCACCGCCCAACCCGGCCGGGTCACGGGGTTCCTCGGCCCGAACGGCGCGGGAAAGACCACAACGTTGCGCGTGCTACTGGGGCTTGCGCGTGCCACATCCGGCACGGCCACATTCGGCGGCACCGCCTACGCGGCGCTCGATGATCCCGCGAGCCAGGTCGGAGCATCCCTGTCGTCGGATGTTTTTCATCCCGGGCGAAGCGGCCGCGACCACCTGCGCGTTCTGCAGCTAGCCGCCGGCCTCGAACGCGACCGCATCGACGCGGTGCTGCAGCGCGTCGGCATGACCGATGCCGCCGACCGCCGGGTGGGCGGCTACTCCCTCGGCATGCGCCAGCGCCTCGGCCTCGCCGCCGCCCTGCTCGGCGACCCGGGAACGCTCGTGCTCGATGAGCCCATCAACGGCCTCGACCCTGCCGGCATCACGTGGATTCGCGTATTCCTGCGCGAGCTCGCCGCAGAGGGGCGCACGATCCTGCTGTCGTCGCACGTGTTGAGCGAGGTGTCGCAGACGGTGGATGACGTTGTTGTGATCGCGCGCGGACGCATCGTCATGGCGGGGGCACTCGCCGACCTCTCGGCCGGTGCCGTCGCCCGCGTGCGTGTGGACGCTGCCGACCGCAGCGCCCTCGCCTCGGCGATCGCCGCGGCCGGCGGCGTCGTCGAGACGCCCACCGCAGGCCCCCTGGTCGTCACCGGCCTCGACGCCGACGGGGTCGGCCGCGCCGCGTTGGCGGCCGCCATTCCCCTCACGCTGCTCACCCCGCTCTCCGACGACCTCGAATCGGTCTTCCTGCGCCTCACGGCGGAACACCCCGATCCGGATGCTCGACCCGCCTCGAACGCGGAGGTCGCGGCATGA
- a CDS encoding ABC transporter permease — protein sequence MSALTRAVAAELVRVFSLRTWWVLAVVLVLYVGVTAGGFAFFVTAETEGGPGPLPAEVATQLVYSSTTSVALVIPLLFGALAATSEYRWRTLTPTFLAQPRRPVVLFGRLVVALLVGALYGVIGALTSVAVGAAVLAANGVDTLLGDPDVLGLLARTVLACALWSLLGLGLGALLTSQIAAIVIVLVFTQFVEPILRIVAGAWEWSAELARYLPGAATDSLVGAGIIASIGQLDPTVPGVIEPLTRLEGGLVLTALSVLLVAVAAVTTLRRDVE from the coding sequence ATGAGCGCCCTCACGCGCGCCGTCGCCGCGGAACTGGTTCGCGTCTTCTCGCTGCGCACCTGGTGGGTGCTCGCCGTGGTGCTCGTGCTCTACGTCGGGGTCACCGCGGGCGGCTTCGCCTTCTTCGTGACCGCCGAGACGGAGGGCGGCCCCGGTCCGCTTCCCGCCGAGGTGGCCACGCAGCTGGTCTACAGCTCGACCACGAGCGTCGCCCTCGTCATTCCCCTGCTGTTCGGGGCGCTCGCCGCGACGAGCGAGTACCGCTGGCGCACTCTCACCCCCACGTTCCTGGCCCAGCCGCGTCGCCCGGTCGTCCTGTTCGGGCGCCTTGTCGTGGCACTGCTCGTCGGCGCACTCTATGGCGTGATCGGCGCGCTCACGTCGGTTGCCGTAGGTGCCGCCGTGCTCGCGGCAAACGGCGTCGACACCCTGCTCGGCGATCCCGACGTGCTCGGCTTGCTTGCTCGCACCGTGCTTGCCTGCGCCCTGTGGTCGCTTCTCGGACTGGGCTTGGGGGCCCTCTTGACCAGCCAGATCGCGGCCATCGTCATTGTGCTCGTCTTCACGCAGTTCGTGGAGCCGATCCTGCGCATCGTCGCCGGCGCCTGGGAGTGGTCGGCAGAGCTCGCCCGCTATCTCCCGGGTGCGGCCACCGACTCGCTCGTCGGTGCCGGCATCATCGCCTCCATCGGCCAGCTTGATCCCACCGTGCCGGGCGTGATCGAGCCGCTCACCCGACTCGAGGGGGGCCTTGTGTTGACCGCCCTGAGCGTGCTGCTCGTCGCGGTCGCGGCCGTGACCACCCTCCGCCGCGACGTTGAGTAG
- a CDS encoding 4-hydroxy-3-methylbut-2-enyl diphosphate reductase, with product MSTITNGTLGQTLTAPVIPERRERLTPVDVDRPKRVLLAAPRGYCAGVDRAVIAVEKALEQYGAPVYVRKQIVHNVHVVSELEKAGAIFVDEVDEVPEGSHIVFSAHGVSPAVVKGAADRELQAIDATCPLVTKVHREAVRFSKQDYWILLIGHEGHEEVEGTMGHAPERTILVNDPDEADRIEVPETENLIWLSQTTLSVDETMETVRRLRDRFPHLKDPPSDDICYATQNRQVAIKKVAPDADLVIIVGSSNSSNSVRLVEVALEYGAKAAYRIDYASEIRQEWFEGVASVGVSSGASVPEVLVEQVLADLRDAGFENVEIVKTAEEDLMFSLPKELRTNATGERDERALGGRTRS from the coding sequence ATGTCCACGATCACGAACGGCACCCTCGGCCAGACGCTGACCGCGCCCGTCATTCCTGAGCGTCGCGAGCGGCTCACCCCGGTCGACGTCGACCGCCCCAAGCGCGTGCTGCTGGCCGCGCCGCGCGGCTACTGCGCCGGCGTCGACCGCGCCGTCATCGCCGTTGAGAAAGCACTCGAGCAGTACGGTGCGCCGGTCTACGTGCGCAAGCAGATCGTGCATAACGTGCACGTCGTCAGCGAACTCGAGAAGGCCGGCGCGATCTTCGTCGACGAGGTCGACGAGGTGCCCGAGGGCTCGCACATCGTATTTTCGGCCCACGGTGTGAGCCCCGCTGTCGTGAAGGGCGCGGCAGACCGCGAGCTGCAGGCCATCGACGCCACCTGCCCGCTCGTGACAAAAGTGCACCGGGAGGCCGTGCGGTTCTCGAAGCAGGACTACTGGATCCTCCTGATCGGTCACGAGGGCCACGAAGAGGTCGAAGGCACGATGGGGCACGCCCCCGAGCGCACCATTCTCGTGAACGACCCCGACGAGGCCGACCGCATCGAGGTGCCCGAGACCGAGAACCTCATCTGGTTGTCGCAGACCACGCTCTCGGTCGACGAGACGATGGAGACCGTGCGTCGCCTGCGCGACCGGTTCCCGCACCTGAAGGACCCGCCCAGCGACGACATCTGCTACGCGACGCAGAACCGTCAGGTGGCGATCAAGAAGGTCGCTCCTGACGCCGATCTCGTCATCATTGTCGGCTCGTCCAACAGCTCGAACAGCGTGCGTCTCGTCGAGGTCGCGCTGGAATACGGGGCGAAGGCGGCGTACCGCATCGACTACGCCAGCGAGATTCGACAGGAGTGGTTCGAGGGCGTCGCGAGCGTCGGGGTGAGCTCGGGTGCGAGCGTTCCCGAGGTGCTTGTCGAGCAGGTGCTCGCCGACCTGCGTGATGCAGGGTTTGAGAACGTCGAGATTGTGAAGACCGCAGAGGAAGATCTGATGTTCTCGCTGCCGAAGGAACTCCGAACGAACGCCACGGGAGAGCGCGACGAGCGCGCCCTTGGCGGTCGCACCCGGAGCTGA
- a CDS encoding sensor histidine kinase, with amino-acid sequence MPSDQVPSAPPSETFASLPAPRGVTAAGLVRGLSAAMRWIGPVSVLLVLAVIGETAVVLEHGPASVPLVLTLLPVLVTSLALAVRPSVVTMVTHLGVGLTIGTAYAALATSFAAPLGDRSGFLVEGAAVALIFVGALGTRGVGGIGWILAGLGVGTVAIALGAVIAGETPRFSPDRIIDAFIMMFAFAVVDIGWRRSGGRLPAFRDLARETRRADERRRRERSAAAVVHDTVLSDLAAIAHGDGTLDEGMRARIRTDLTRLEGASTSDTGTVSILPREGTFGRALLGLVEDYRWRGGRIDLVGTDLLTDDALAPVVAEALHSAVAATLDNVRRHASATHVELTLGGDDDRLTVLIVDDGLGFDVDAVAIDRLGLRESIIGRMERAGGSARIWSSEAGTTVLLSGPRATAEAER; translated from the coding sequence GTGCCGTCCGATCAGGTGCCCTCCGCGCCGCCGAGCGAGACGTTCGCGTCCTTGCCCGCGCCCCGGGGGGTGACGGCGGCGGGCCTCGTTCGAGGGCTCAGCGCCGCCATGCGGTGGATCGGGCCCGTGTCGGTACTGCTGGTGCTTGCCGTGATCGGCGAGACGGCTGTCGTGCTCGAGCACGGCCCCGCGTCCGTGCCGCTCGTGCTGACACTGCTTCCCGTCCTCGTCACGTCGCTGGCACTCGCCGTCCGCCCGAGCGTCGTCACGATGGTGACGCACCTCGGCGTGGGGCTCACCATCGGCACGGCGTATGCAGCGCTGGCCACCTCCTTCGCCGCACCACTCGGGGATCGCTCGGGCTTCCTGGTCGAGGGCGCTGCCGTCGCGCTGATCTTTGTCGGGGCGCTCGGCACCCGTGGCGTGGGTGGCATCGGCTGGATCCTCGCGGGGCTGGGCGTGGGAACGGTCGCCATCGCGCTCGGCGCCGTCATCGCGGGGGAGACGCCCCGGTTCTCGCCCGACCGCATCATCGATGCGTTCATCATGATGTTCGCCTTCGCCGTTGTGGACATCGGGTGGCGGCGCAGCGGTGGCCGCCTGCCCGCTTTTCGCGATCTCGCCCGCGAGACGCGTCGAGCCGACGAGCGCCGACGCCGTGAACGTTCGGCCGCCGCTGTCGTGCACGACACCGTCCTGTCCGATCTCGCCGCCATCGCACACGGCGACGGCACCCTCGATGAGGGGATGCGCGCGCGCATCCGTACGGATCTCACGCGCTTGGAGGGGGCGAGCACCAGCGACACCGGTACCGTTTCGATTCTGCCCCGGGAGGGCACTTTCGGTCGCGCCCTGCTGGGCCTCGTCGAGGATTACCGTTGGCGAGGAGGCCGCATCGACCTGGTGGGAACGGATCTGCTGACCGACGACGCCCTCGCGCCCGTCGTTGCGGAGGCGTTGCACTCGGCCGTCGCGGCGACGCTCGACAATGTGCGCCGCCACGCGTCGGCCACCCACGTCGAGCTGACGCTCGGGGGAGACGATGACCGCCTCACAGTGCTCATCGTCGATGACGGCCTCGGCTTCGACGTCGACGCGGTCGCCATCGACCGTCTGGGTCTCCGCGAGTCGATCATCGGACGCATGGAGCGCGCCGGAGGGTCCGCCAGGATCTGGTCGTCGGAAGCCGGTACGACGGTGCTGCTGTCGGGCCCCCGCGCAACCGCGGAGGCCGAACGATGA
- a CDS encoding sensor histidine kinase, whose translation MPTVALPRDIAAAVVVSGLSTAMRAVAIGGTALTVVMSVDVVLSAGLDPLRAPIVAAPAVAVLLLAALLLMLPSRATAALYLAGGGVAAAASVVAVVALAEQGDDPFILNRVATALPLVGALGGSARSGVRWTLAALAVSYSALAAGWWAVGTPGPFGYGPLIVGVVSLTGFGLLAAVRYRAKQRVPEFLAVQRAVLIDERERELQRRAAAAVHDTVLADLAVIAMSVGTVDERMRDHILRDLDAIVRPTARRVSSSTAVAAASAPLADALLELADHYRWTGVSVQLSGAEELTAEVPAPVVDALVGATRAALDNVAAHAGTGQAELVVGQRDDAIALLVVDAGVGFDPDAVGADRLGLRESIDGRIRTVGGSVRIWSGDEGTTVMMRVPLGARDE comes from the coding sequence ATGCCGACGGTCGCACTGCCGCGGGACATCGCCGCCGCCGTCGTGGTGTCGGGGCTCTCGACCGCCATGCGCGCCGTCGCGATCGGGGGTACGGCGCTGACCGTCGTCATGTCGGTCGACGTGGTTCTCTCGGCCGGGCTCGATCCGCTGCGTGCACCCATCGTTGCGGCGCCGGCGGTCGCGGTGCTCCTTCTCGCCGCGCTGTTGCTCATGCTGCCGTCCCGCGCGACCGCTGCGCTCTACCTGGCTGGCGGCGGGGTTGCCGCCGCGGCGTCCGTCGTCGCGGTGGTGGCGCTCGCCGAGCAGGGCGACGATCCGTTCATCCTGAATCGTGTTGCCACTGCGTTGCCGCTCGTCGGGGCCCTCGGCGGCAGCGCCCGCAGCGGGGTGCGCTGGACACTCGCCGCACTCGCCGTGTCCTACTCCGCTCTCGCGGCCGGCTGGTGGGCGGTCGGCACTCCCGGTCCGTTCGGCTACGGCCCGCTCATCGTGGGTGTCGTGTCACTCACGGGCTTCGGGTTGCTCGCCGCTGTGCGCTATCGCGCGAAGCAACGCGTTCCCGAGTTCTTGGCGGTGCAGCGAGCGGTCTTAATCGATGAACGCGAGCGTGAATTGCAGCGACGCGCGGCGGCGGCCGTGCACGACACCGTCCTCGCCGATCTCGCGGTCATCGCAATGTCGGTCGGAACCGTCGATGAGCGGATGCGCGACCACATTCTGCGGGACCTCGACGCGATCGTGCGCCCGACCGCCCGCCGAGTGTCGTCGTCCACGGCCGTGGCGGCAGCCTCCGCACCGCTCGCCGACGCGCTACTCGAACTCGCCGATCACTACCGCTGGACCGGGGTGAGTGTGCAACTGAGCGGCGCCGAGGAACTCACGGCGGAGGTGCCTGCGCCCGTCGTCGACGCGCTCGTCGGTGCCACCCGCGCGGCGCTCGACAACGTTGCGGCACACGCCGGTACCGGCCAGGCCGAACTCGTCGTCGGTCAGCGTGACGACGCGATCGCGCTTCTCGTTGTCGACGCGGGTGTCGGTTTCGACCCCGACGCCGTCGGCGCCGATCGACTGGGCCTGCGCGAATCGATCGACGGACGCATCCGCACGGTCGGTGGGTCGGTGCGCATCTGGTCCGGTGACGAGGGCACCACCGTCATGATGCGGGTTCCGCTCGGAGCGCGCGATGAGTGA